A stretch of Prunus dulcis chromosome 6, ALMONDv2, whole genome shotgun sequence DNA encodes these proteins:
- the LOC117632097 gene encoding transcription factor RAX3-like, which produces MGRAPCCDKANVKKGPWSPEEDATLKAYIEKHGTGGNWIALPQKIGLKRCGKSCRLRWLNYLRPNIKHGGFSEEEDNIICSLYISIGSRWSIIAAQLPGRTDNDIKNYWNTRLKKKLLGKQRKQQQAQQSRRAASSLKQEMIKRSESAANFANLPVGFVNQNPYWAPELPVAVPMVNYQTHEPQLIKDQASIKNMLIKLGGRFSADNTTTTTTNTNFLYPVDISSSSSSDHQFYQNPIDVLTCTSAPNNNIYAADHFASTHYDANNNGGGSSSPTMFQGLDDHNNNLQADHHLSELVVYGNDFPHQHQQLDGFYQAAETLNNGSTGTSTTSAESEISWGDINSLVYSTQMVSDYETCQQRIPTVHSVFAESTYFGLK; this is translated from the exons ATGGGGAGAGCTCCTTGCTGTGACAAAGCCAATGTCAAGAAAGGTCCCTGGTCACCTGAGGAAGATGCCACCCTCAAGGCTTACATTGAGAAGCATGGCACCGGCGGCAACTGGATTGCCTTGCCCCAGAAGATAG GCCTTAAAAGGTGTGGCAAAAGCTGTCGCCTTAGATGGTTGAACTATCTCCGGCCGAATATCAAGCATGGAGGTTTTTCAGAGGAAGAAGACAATATCATCTGCAGCCTCTATATAAGTATTGGAAgcag GTGGTCTATAATTGCAGCCCAGTTACCAGGGCGAACTGACAACGACATTAAGAACTACTGGAACACAagactgaagaaaaagctcTTGGGCAAGCAGCGCAAGCAACAACAGGCTCAGCAGAGCCGCCGTGCCGCCAGCAGCCTAAAGCAAGAGATGATTAAAAGATCAGAAAGCGCTGCAAATTTTGCTAACCTTCCAGTTGGGTTTGTGAACCAAAATCCTTACTGGGCTCCAGAGCTACCAGTGGCAGTGCCCATGGTGAATTATCAAACACATGAGCCTCAACTCATCAAGGACCAGGCTTCCATTAAGAACATGCTCATCAAACTTGGAGGAAGATTTTCAGCTGACAATACTACCACTACAACCACCAACACAAATTTTCTGTACCCTGTTGACATTTCCTCCAGCTCCTCATCAGATCATCAATTCTATCAGAACCCCATTGATGTGCTTACTTGTACTTCAGCACCCAACAACAATATTTATGCTGCTGATCATTTTGCAAGCACACACTATGATGCTAATAATAATGGTGGGGGTTCAAGTAGTCCAACCATGTTCCAGGGCCTTGATGATCACAACAACAATCTACAGGCTGATCATCATCTGAGTGAATTGGTGGTTTATGGCAACGACTTTCCTCATCAGCATCAGCAATTGGATGGCTTCTATCAAGCGGCCGAGACGCTGAACAACGGTAGCACTGGAACTAGTACTACTTCTGCAGAGAGTGAAATTAGTTGGGGAGACATTAACTCCCTGGTTTATAGTACTCAGATGGTTTCAGACTATGAAACCTGCCAACAAAGAATTCCCACAGTTCATTCTGTCTTTGCAGAGTCAACCTACTTTGGCCTCAAATGA